One segment of Pseudodesulfovibrio sp. 5S69 DNA contains the following:
- a CDS encoding UDP-N-acetylmuramoyl-L-alanyl-D-glutamate--2,6-diaminopimelate ligase, whose translation MFLFSGSHSEKEKVRGVMDFETLLEKAKKGLVVRTDSRKIQDGECFVAMPGTAVRGIDYIPNALDNGARYIVVPEAARDLVAPVVEKKALAVYVDNPAIALGELARAHFQVMDRDLKLVAVTGTNGKTTTSYIIEHLLAQSGLKVGVLGTVNYRWPGFMMDAPLTTPDCWMIHELLFNMKKADVDVAVMEVSSHALDQYRVAGLDFDAAVFTNLTQDHLDYHGDMETYFRAKAKLFAEYPRPNKAGVINFNDPYGRRLLKECEGGIGYGIGETSLVGQEVGDRPLVQGRILSMTGQGMEIETSFKGKSWVIESPLVGAFNAMNLLAAQAVGLQLGLNCRDMRRLSTFPGVPGRLERVMNDRNLDIFVDYAHTPDALENVQGALKKLDFKRLITVFGCGGDRDRTKRPLMAASAARFADVAVLTSDNPRTEDPAAIMDDARPGLAGAKRVMENPDRAEAIKMAVAEMEPGDALLIAGKGHEDYQIIGTTKRHFSDREAALKAIEEVYS comes from the coding sequence ATGTTTTTGTTCTCTGGCTCTCATAGCGAAAAGGAAAAGGTACGGGGCGTCATGGATTTCGAGACCCTGTTGGAAAAGGCGAAAAAAGGGCTGGTCGTGCGCACGGATTCGCGCAAGATACAGGACGGTGAGTGCTTCGTGGCCATGCCCGGCACGGCCGTGCGCGGCATCGACTACATCCCGAACGCGCTGGACAACGGCGCGCGCTACATCGTGGTCCCGGAGGCGGCCCGCGACCTGGTCGCCCCGGTGGTCGAAAAGAAGGCCCTGGCCGTGTACGTCGACAACCCGGCCATCGCCCTGGGCGAGCTGGCCCGGGCCCACTTCCAGGTCATGGACCGCGACCTCAAGCTGGTGGCCGTCACCGGGACCAACGGCAAGACGACCACTTCCTACATCATCGAGCACCTGCTGGCCCAGAGCGGCCTCAAGGTGGGCGTGCTCGGCACGGTCAACTACCGCTGGCCCGGCTTCATGATGGACGCCCCGCTGACCACCCCGGATTGCTGGATGATCCATGAACTGCTCTTCAACATGAAGAAGGCGGACGTGGACGTGGCCGTCATGGAGGTCTCCTCCCACGCCCTGGACCAGTACCGCGTGGCCGGGCTGGACTTCGACGCCGCCGTGTTCACCAACCTGACCCAGGACCACCTGGACTACCACGGCGACATGGAGACCTATTTCCGGGCCAAGGCCAAGCTCTTCGCCGAATACCCGCGCCCGAACAAGGCGGGGGTGATCAATTTCAACGACCCCTACGGCCGCCGCCTGCTCAAGGAGTGCGAGGGCGGCATCGGCTACGGCATCGGCGAGACCTCCCTGGTGGGACAGGAAGTCGGCGACCGGCCCCTGGTCCAGGGGCGCATCCTGTCCATGACCGGCCAGGGCATGGAGATCGAGACCTCCTTCAAGGGCAAGAGCTGGGTGATCGAGTCCCCGCTGGTCGGCGCGTTCAACGCCATGAACCTGCTGGCCGCCCAGGCCGTGGGGCTGCAACTCGGCCTGAACTGCCGGGACATGCGCAGGCTGTCCACCTTCCCCGGCGTGCCCGGACGCCTGGAGCGGGTCATGAACGATCGCAACCTGGACATCTTCGTGGACTACGCCCACACCCCGGACGCCCTGGAGAACGTGCAGGGCGCCCTGAAGAAGCTGGATTTCAAGCGGCTGATCACCGTGTTCGGCTGCGGCGGCGACCGCGACCGGACCAAGCGCCCGCTCATGGCCGCGTCTGCGGCCCGCTTCGCCGACGTAGCGGTCCTGACCTCGGACAACCCGCGCACCGAGGACCCGGCCGCGATCATGGACGACGCCCGCCCCGGGCTGGCCGGGGCCAAGCGCGTCATGGAGAATCCGGACCGGGCCGAGGCCATCAAAATGGCCGTGGCCGAGATGGAGCCGGGCGACGCCCTGCTCATCGCGGGCAAAGGGCATGAGGACTACCAGATCATCGGCACCACCAAGCGCCACTTCTCGGACAGGGAAGCCGCGCTCAAGGCCATCGAGGAAGTGTATTCGTGA
- the murD gene encoding UDP-N-acetylmuramoyl-L-alanine--D-glutamate ligase, giving the protein MNRIVRNFINEAILTGKQAVVVGTGKSGLAAARLLDVLGAKVRVVDRDETVGEEKLGPLKGKAELVTGPHEKAHFADADMIVFSPGVPVRKLAPVLEGIPARNLVSELELASWFIEAPILAVTGSNGKTTTTTLISEILEKSGRRVFTGGNIGVPLCEYLLDMEPAEIIVLEVSSFQLQNCRLFKPHVGVFLNFSANHLDYHEDLDEYLDAKLHLFSRMTLDDTALLHESLHPLLDGRTFTGAHIEWFGPTSRFEAPHLLGEHNRSNVEAAWQAVKRFGVSEEQAAEAIRAFRPLPHRIEPVVEKNGVLYVNDSKATTLDAAEAAVHAFERPVRILMGGVWKGGDVAKFAQGIEGRVAAVGLFGGSRDILEPELGRHFSVTWDETLEAAVRRQASLAAPGDVVLLSPATSSFDQYKNMAERGADFKRAVEGLDG; this is encoded by the coding sequence GTGAACCGCATCGTCCGCAACTTCATCAACGAGGCCATCCTCACCGGCAAGCAGGCCGTGGTCGTCGGCACCGGCAAGTCCGGCCTGGCCGCCGCCCGGCTTCTGGACGTGCTCGGGGCGAAAGTGCGCGTGGTCGACCGCGACGAAACGGTCGGCGAAGAGAAGCTCGGCCCGCTCAAGGGCAAGGCGGAGCTGGTCACCGGTCCCCACGAGAAGGCGCACTTCGCGGACGCGGACATGATCGTCTTTTCCCCCGGCGTGCCGGTGCGCAAGCTCGCCCCGGTGCTTGAAGGCATCCCGGCCCGCAACCTGGTCTCGGAGCTGGAGCTCGCCTCCTGGTTCATCGAGGCCCCGATCCTGGCCGTAACCGGGTCCAACGGCAAGACCACGACCACCACGCTGATCTCCGAAATCCTGGAGAAATCCGGCCGCCGCGTGTTCACCGGCGGGAACATCGGCGTGCCCCTGTGCGAATACCTCCTGGACATGGAGCCCGCCGAGATCATCGTGCTGGAGGTCTCCAGCTTCCAGTTGCAGAACTGCCGCCTGTTCAAGCCGCACGTCGGCGTGTTCCTGAATTTTTCCGCCAACCACCTGGACTACCACGAGGACCTGGACGAATACCTGGACGCCAAGCTGCACCTGTTCAGCCGCATGACCCTGGACGATACCGCGCTCCTGCACGAGTCCCTGCACCCCCTGCTCGACGGCCGCACCTTCACCGGCGCGCACATCGAGTGGTTCGGCCCGACTTCCCGGTTCGAGGCCCCGCACCTGTTGGGCGAGCACAACCGCTCCAACGTGGAGGCCGCCTGGCAGGCCGTGAAGCGGTTCGGGGTCAGCGAGGAACAGGCCGCCGAGGCCATCCGCGCGTTCCGTCCCCTGCCCCACCGCATCGAGCCCGTGGTCGAAAAAAACGGCGTGCTCTACGTCAACGACTCCAAGGCCACCACCCTGGACGCGGCCGAGGCCGCGGTGCACGCCTTCGAGCGCCCGGTGCGCATTCTCATGGGCGGCGTGTGGAAGGGCGGCGACGTGGCCAAATTCGCCCAGGGCATCGAGGGCCGCGTGGCGGCGGTCGGGCTGTTCGGCGGCTCGCGCGACATCCTGGAGCCCGAGCTGGGCAGACATTTTTCCGTGACCTGGGACGAGACCCTGGAAGCGGCCGTCAGACGGCAGGCCTCGCTGGCCGCGCCGGGCGACGTGGTCCTGCTCTCCCCGGCCACGTCGAGCTTCGACCAGTACAAGAACATGGCCGAGCGCGGCGCGGATTTCAAACGCGCGGTGGAGGGGCTCGATGGCTAG
- the mraY gene encoding phospho-N-acetylmuramoyl-pentapeptide-transferase codes for MIYNLLVPLSTDVGVLNVFRYITFRSVWALLTALIISILFGPAMIRWLTRIKCGQYIREDGPRHQAKQGTPTMGGIMILFSVGISTLLWADLTNVYVWLTLLAFTGFSAIGFADDYIKVVKRRNKGLSAKAKFTLQCLVAATAIALLISEPAYSTRLSVPFFKNFNPDLGWFYLPFALVVMVGASNAVNLTDGLDGLAIGPMVVAMACFAIFIYVSGHATMAEYLQVQNIQGIGEVTVFCGAMVGAGLGFLWFNAHPAQVFMGDVGSLGLGGALGFVAVLAKQELLLAIVGGVFVFETLSVILQVGYFKLTGGKRIFKMAPLHHHFELKGIPESKIIVRFWILSILMALMALSTLKLR; via the coding sequence GTGATCTACAACCTGCTCGTCCCGCTCAGCACGGACGTGGGCGTCCTCAACGTCTTCAGGTACATCACCTTCCGCTCGGTCTGGGCCCTGCTCACCGCGCTGATCATCTCCATTCTGTTCGGCCCGGCCATGATCCGCTGGCTGACCCGGATCAAGTGCGGCCAGTACATCCGCGAGGACGGGCCCCGGCACCAGGCCAAGCAGGGCACGCCGACCATGGGCGGGATCATGATCCTGTTCTCCGTGGGCATCTCCACCCTGCTCTGGGCCGACCTGACCAACGTCTACGTCTGGCTGACCCTGCTGGCCTTCACCGGGTTCAGCGCCATCGGCTTCGCCGACGACTACATCAAGGTGGTCAAGCGGCGGAACAAGGGGCTGTCGGCCAAGGCCAAGTTCACCCTGCAATGCCTGGTGGCGGCCACGGCCATCGCCCTGCTCATCAGCGAACCGGCCTACTCCACCCGGCTGTCCGTGCCGTTCTTCAAGAATTTCAACCCGGACCTCGGCTGGTTCTACCTGCCCTTCGCCCTGGTGGTCATGGTCGGCGCGTCCAACGCGGTCAACCTGACCGACGGGCTGGACGGGCTGGCCATCGGGCCCATGGTCGTGGCTATGGCCTGCTTCGCCATCTTCATCTACGTGTCCGGCCACGCGACCATGGCCGAATACCTCCAGGTCCAGAACATCCAGGGCATCGGCGAGGTCACGGTCTTCTGCGGGGCCATGGTCGGCGCGGGGCTGGGCTTCTTGTGGTTCAACGCCCACCCGGCCCAGGTCTTCATGGGCGACGTCGGGTCGCTCGGCCTCGGCGGGGCGCTGGGCTTCGTGGCCGTGCTGGCCAAGCAGGAGCTGCTCCTGGCCATCGTCGGCGGCGTGTTCGTCTTCGAGACCCTGTCGGTCATCCTGCAGGTCGGCTACTTCAAGCTCACCGGGGGCAAGCGCATCTTCAAGATGGCCCCCCTGCACCACCATTTCGAACTCAAGGGCATCCCGGAATCCAAGATCATCGTCCGCTTCTGGATCCTGTCCATACTCATGGCCCTGATGGCCCTGTCCACGCTGAAACTGAGGTAG
- the murG gene encoding undecaprenyldiphospho-muramoylpentapeptide beta-N-acetylglucosaminyltransferase — MNRVVLTTGGTCGHIFPALAVATALREYNKGVRILFMGGPGVEGELARRHGLEFLELPASGVMGRGVPGVLSGLGWLGTGIPKALYEVWRFRPEAVIGFGGYAGFCPVLAARILGIPTAVHEQNSVPGVTNKVLGKMVKRIFLSFPDTMGVFPADKTFLTGNPVRPEIFKAGERRRGRTAGKRLFVFGGSQGARPINDAVIEALPQLMEAGVELVHQAGRIDFSRVRAAYRAAGADPAQVREFIDDMGAEYAACDLVICRSGASTVFEIAAAGAPAIFVPFPQATHDHQTMNARAMSDIGAAVLLPQSGLSGASLADRVLELLADRGRLESMETAAKGMASQYAARDIVAGLAAIAGQEL, encoded by the coding sequence CTGAACCGCGTCGTTCTGACCACCGGCGGCACCTGCGGCCACATATTCCCGGCCCTGGCCGTGGCCACGGCCCTGCGCGAGTACAACAAGGGCGTGCGCATCCTGTTCATGGGCGGCCCCGGCGTGGAGGGCGAACTGGCCCGCAGGCACGGCCTGGAGTTCCTGGAGCTGCCCGCCAGCGGGGTCATGGGCCGGGGCGTCCCCGGCGTCCTGTCCGGCCTGGGCTGGCTGGGCACGGGCATCCCCAAAGCACTGTACGAAGTCTGGCGGTTTCGGCCCGAGGCGGTCATCGGCTTTGGCGGGTATGCGGGCTTCTGCCCGGTACTGGCCGCGCGCATCCTTGGTATTCCCACGGCCGTGCACGAGCAGAACTCCGTGCCCGGCGTGACCAACAAGGTCCTGGGCAAGATGGTCAAGCGGATTTTCCTGAGCTTCCCGGACACCATGGGCGTGTTCCCGGCCGACAAGACCTTCCTGACCGGCAATCCGGTGCGGCCCGAGATCTTCAAGGCGGGCGAACGGCGGCGAGGCCGGACCGCGGGCAAGCGGCTTTTCGTCTTCGGCGGCAGCCAAGGCGCCCGACCCATCAACGACGCGGTCATCGAGGCCCTGCCCCAGCTCATGGAGGCCGGGGTGGAACTGGTTCACCAGGCGGGCCGGATCGACTTTTCCCGCGTACGCGCAGCCTACCGGGCCGCGGGCGCGGACCCGGCACAGGTCCGGGAATTCATCGACGACATGGGCGCCGAATACGCGGCCTGCGATCTGGTGATCTGCCGGTCCGGGGCGTCCACGGTCTTCGAAATCGCGGCGGCGGGGGCTCCGGCCATCTTCGTGCCCTTCCCCCAGGCCACCCACGACCATCAGACAATGAACGCGCGCGCCATGTCGGACATCGGCGCGGCCGTGCTGCTGCCCCAGTCGGGCTTGAGCGGCGCGTCCCTGGCCGACCGCGTGCTCGAACTGCTCGCCGACCGCGGTCGGCTCGAATCAATGGAAACAGCGGCCAAAGGTATGGCCAGCCAATACGCGGCGCGGGACATCGTGGCCGGGTTGGCCGCCATAGCCGGGCAGGAGTTATAA
- a CDS encoding penicillin-binding transpeptidase domain-containing protein — translation MATDKTRRTDHSGIKMGFVMALFSIALGALWVRTGWVQLHDGDDLADQASRQSRAAEYEYGERGRIFDRNGEMLATSVEAQSVFARPYEIENVDVAADTLSRDLKLSRREVYRKLKSRKKFIWIKRQVTDREAAALNRADLKGIRLTTEYSRIYPNGHLAGQLLGFTDIDGRGREGIERVFNKRLAPSKAEFVVHRDATGRLLYLDAHGREMDVNGQDVQLTIDTHIQHAAEQALADSIAKYEAKAGIVLVVDVKSGDILAMASEPFFNPNTVRSSRPSQRRLRPLTDIYEPGSTMKPFLFAAAIQEGTITPDTLIDCENGRWTVARRVIRDTHPSRWLPAHKVLRYSSNIGSAKIGMNLGSGVYYDYLTKLGFGEKTHLGLPGESSGILRPPGSWTSVDLACISFGQSIGVTAVQLAHAFLCLANQGATRDLNLILSPKEARKNASIQVFTPETAATVLKMMEEVVQEDGTGRSARIEGITMAGKTGTAQKASRQGGYGDQYLSSFVALVPAENPELMVLTMIDEPQKANYGSMVAAPVCREVAVRTLAYHNQLSETLHAGAEDNAAVDSRADEPLTRAVPAPVARIDDGMVPDIQGMPVRRAIETLARMGIVPVLKGQGMTVKRQEPAAGQPWPGNRTKEGADDVFVLWLS, via the coding sequence ATGGCAACGGACAAGACAAGGCGCACGGATCACAGCGGGATCAAGATGGGGTTCGTCATGGCCCTCTTCTCGATCGCGCTCGGTGCTCTGTGGGTGCGCACCGGATGGGTGCAGCTCCATGACGGCGACGACCTGGCCGATCAGGCCTCCAGGCAGAGCCGCGCCGCCGAATACGAATACGGCGAGCGGGGCCGCATCTTCGACCGCAACGGCGAGATGCTGGCCACGTCCGTGGAAGCCCAGTCCGTGTTCGCCCGCCCCTACGAAATCGAAAACGTGGACGTGGCCGCCGACACCCTGTCCCGGGACCTCAAGCTGTCCCGCCGCGAGGTCTACCGCAAGCTCAAATCGCGCAAGAAATTCATCTGGATAAAACGGCAGGTCACGGACCGCGAGGCCGCCGCCCTGAACCGGGCCGATCTCAAGGGCATCCGCCTGACCACGGAATATTCCCGCATCTATCCCAACGGGCATCTCGCCGGGCAACTGCTCGGCTTCACCGACATCGACGGCCGGGGCCGCGAGGGCATCGAGCGCGTCTTCAACAAGCGGCTCGCCCCGAGCAAGGCCGAGTTCGTGGTCCATCGCGACGCCACGGGCCGGCTCCTCTACCTGGACGCCCACGGCCGGGAGATGGACGTCAACGGCCAGGACGTGCAACTGACCATCGACACCCACATCCAGCACGCCGCCGAGCAGGCCCTGGCCGACTCCATCGCCAAGTACGAGGCCAAAGCGGGCATCGTCCTGGTGGTGGACGTCAAGTCCGGCGACATCCTGGCCATGGCCAGCGAGCCGTTCTTCAACCCGAACACGGTGCGCTCGTCCAGGCCGTCCCAGCGCCGCTTGCGGCCCCTGACCGACATCTACGAGCCCGGCTCGACCATGAAACCGTTCCTGTTCGCCGCCGCCATCCAGGAGGGGACCATCACCCCGGACACCCTGATCGACTGCGAGAACGGCCGCTGGACGGTGGCCCGCCGGGTCATCCGGGACACCCACCCCTCCAGATGGCTCCCGGCCCACAAGGTCCTGCGCTACTCCTCGAACATCGGCTCGGCCAAGATCGGCATGAACCTCGGCTCGGGCGTGTACTACGACTATTTGACCAAACTCGGTTTCGGTGAGAAGACCCATCTCGGCCTGCCCGGCGAGTCCTCGGGCATCCTCCGGCCGCCGGGGTCCTGGACCTCCGTGGACCTGGCCTGCATCAGCTTCGGCCAGTCCATCGGCGTGACCGCCGTGCAGTTGGCCCACGCCTTCCTCTGCCTGGCCAACCAGGGGGCCACCCGCGACCTGAACCTCATCCTGAGTCCCAAGGAAGCGCGCAAGAACGCCTCCATCCAGGTCTTCACCCCGGAGACCGCGGCCACGGTTCTCAAGATGATGGAGGAGGTCGTCCAGGAGGACGGCACGGGCCGCAGCGCGCGCATCGAGGGCATCACCATGGCGGGCAAGACCGGCACCGCCCAGAAGGCCTCCAGGCAGGGGGGCTACGGCGACCAGTACCTGTCCTCCTTCGTGGCCCTGGTCCCGGCCGAGAATCCGGAGCTCATGGTCCTGACCATGATCGACGAGCCGCAGAAGGCCAACTACGGCTCCATGGTCGCGGCCCCGGTCTGCCGCGAGGTGGCCGTGCGTACCCTGGCCTACCATAACCAGTTGTCCGAGACCCTGCATGCCGGGGCCGAGGACAACGCCGCCGTGGACAGCCGGGCGGACGAGCCGTTGACCCGGGCCGTGCCCGCGCCCGTGGCCCGCATCGACGACGGCATGGTCCCGGATATCCAGGGCATGCCCGTGCGCCGGGCGATCGAGACCCTGGCCCGGATGGGGATCGTCCCCGTGCTCAAGGGGCAGGGGATGACGGTCAAGCGCCAGGAGCCCGCGGCGGGGCAGCCCTGGCCCGGAAACCGCACCAAGGAGGGAGCGGATGATGTTTTTGTTCTCTGGCTCTCATAG
- the ftsW gene encoding putative lipid II flippase FtsW has translation MASSLNGKKGGEKGRMDYWLLTATLMLAGFGLIMVLSSSGIMAERIYGDTYYFFKRQLMFTGTGIVIMAALVQIPRKAIYSLTYFWVGLAIVLLALCISPLGASVNGASRWVRIGPVNVQPLEYAKVALVLYLAYFFARKQDLVRTFSVGFLPPFMVTGLLCGLLLLQPDFGGAVVMCGLLFFMCLAGGTRFSYLFISLISAGGAGWMLISSSPYRVKRWTAFRHPFEVAQNEGYQLVQSLYAFGSGKIFGTGIGAGQCKLFFLPEAHNDFIMAVVGEELGFVGMSLFFILVGLFLFRAFRIALKLEDLQDRFTAFGTTLILALGMVLNLAVVLGTVPPKGVAMPFISYGGSSLIVSFICAGILLNLSRRVKA, from the coding sequence ATGGCTAGCTCGCTGAACGGCAAGAAAGGCGGCGAAAAGGGCCGCATGGACTATTGGCTGCTGACCGCCACCCTGATGCTGGCCGGGTTCGGCCTGATCATGGTCCTGTCCTCCTCGGGCATCATGGCCGAGCGCATCTACGGCGACACCTACTATTTCTTCAAGCGCCAACTGATGTTCACGGGCACGGGCATCGTGATCATGGCCGCCCTCGTCCAGATTCCCCGCAAGGCCATCTACTCCCTGACCTACTTCTGGGTCGGGCTGGCCATCGTTCTGCTCGCCCTGTGCATCAGCCCGCTCGGGGCCAGCGTCAACGGGGCCAGCCGCTGGGTGCGCATCGGCCCGGTCAACGTCCAGCCCCTGGAATACGCCAAGGTGGCCCTGGTCCTGTACCTGGCCTACTTCTTCGCCCGCAAGCAGGACCTGGTCCGGACCTTCTCGGTCGGCTTCCTGCCGCCCTTCATGGTCACGGGCCTGCTCTGCGGCCTGCTCCTGCTCCAGCCGGACTTCGGCGGGGCCGTGGTCATGTGCGGCCTGCTCTTCTTCATGTGTCTGGCGGGCGGCACCCGGTTCAGCTACCTGTTCATCTCGCTCATCTCCGCCGGGGGCGCGGGCTGGATGCTCATCTCCTCCTCGCCCTACCGGGTCAAGCGCTGGACCGCCTTCCGGCACCCCTTCGAGGTGGCCCAGAACGAGGGCTACCAACTGGTCCAGTCCCTCTACGCCTTCGGCTCGGGCAAGATCTTCGGCACCGGCATCGGCGCGGGCCAGTGCAAGCTCTTCTTCCTGCCCGAGGCGCACAACGACTTCATCATGGCCGTGGTCGGCGAGGAGCTCGGCTTCGTGGGCATGTCCCTGTTCTTCATCCTGGTCGGGCTGTTCCTGTTCCGGGCCTTCCGCATCGCCTTGAAGCTGGAGGACCTGCAGGACCGCTTCACGGCCTTCGGCACGACCCTGATCCTGGCGCTCGGCATGGTCCTGAACCTGGCCGTGGTGCTGGGTACCGTTCCCCCCAAGGGCGTGGCCATGCCGTTTATCTCCTACGGCGGATCGAGCCTCATCGTGTCCTTCATCTGCGCGGGCATCCTGCTCAACCTCTCCCGGAGGGTGAAGGCATGA
- a CDS encoding UDP-N-acetylmuramoyl-tripeptide--D-alanyl-D-alanine ligase, with protein MNLTLAEVARCLGTLADEGFEETVVTEVKTDSRTVEPGDLFFCIAGENFDGHEFAAQAAASGACAVVASRMIEKPDAPVIMVRDTTAALGRLAACWRDTCGAKLVAVTGTAGKTTVKEMLYGVASRTFSTAKNYRNFNNQIGLPVSMLKASADQELWIMELGISRLGDMEELAPVASPDLAIITNVGPGHLEGLGNEAGVASAKTGLLRYLRQGGRAVVCKDYPLLWNAALELIDAPVGFSGRDDADTDFFAVFLGATPDGQGRFRLKTPDGDGELTAPFCGVHYAENLACVAAAAHCLGLSRDDVVEGVHAMTADPQRFCCKIGKGITVIDDTYNANPLSMAKSVRTAREMAGERPLILVLGDMRELGKEAMDRHEELGHVLREVAPAMVFYKGDHFLDVERGFGGFMRRAGDPDEFIEAWRELCITEGVILVKGSRSLKMELLANALCRELNAEPRGGAL; from the coding sequence GTGAACCTGACCCTGGCTGAAGTCGCACGCTGCCTCGGCACCCTGGCCGACGAGGGATTCGAGGAGACCGTGGTCACCGAGGTGAAGACGGACTCCCGCACCGTGGAGCCCGGCGATCTCTTTTTCTGCATCGCGGGCGAGAATTTCGACGGCCACGAGTTTGCCGCCCAGGCCGCCGCAAGCGGGGCATGCGCCGTCGTCGCCTCGCGCATGATCGAAAAACCCGACGCTCCGGTGATCATGGTCCGCGACACCACGGCCGCCCTGGGCAGGCTGGCCGCCTGCTGGCGCGACACCTGCGGGGCGAAGCTCGTGGCCGTGACCGGCACGGCGGGCAAGACCACGGTCAAGGAAATGCTCTACGGCGTGGCCTCGCGCACGTTCTCCACGGCCAAGAACTACCGCAATTTCAACAACCAGATCGGCCTGCCCGTGTCCATGCTCAAGGCCTCGGCCGACCAGGAGTTGTGGATCATGGAGCTGGGCATCTCCCGCCTCGGCGACATGGAAGAGCTGGCCCCGGTGGCCAGCCCGGACCTGGCGATCATCACCAACGTCGGTCCCGGCCATCTGGAAGGACTCGGCAACGAGGCGGGCGTGGCCAGCGCCAAGACCGGCCTGTTGCGCTACCTGCGCCAGGGCGGCCGGGCCGTGGTCTGCAAGGACTACCCGCTGCTCTGGAACGCGGCCCTGGAACTGATCGACGCGCCCGTGGGCTTCTCGGGCCGGGACGATGCCGACACCGACTTTTTCGCCGTGTTCCTCGGGGCGACCCCCGATGGGCAGGGCCGTTTCCGGCTGAAGACCCCGGACGGCGACGGCGAGCTGACCGCCCCGTTCTGCGGGGTCCACTATGCTGAAAACCTGGCCTGCGTGGCCGCGGCCGCCCACTGCCTGGGCCTGTCCCGCGACGACGTGGTCGAAGGGGTACATGCCATGACTGCGGACCCGCAACGCTTCTGCTGCAAAATCGGCAAGGGCATCACGGTCATCGACGACACCTACAACGCCAATCCCCTGTCCATGGCCAAATCCGTGCGCACCGCCCGCGAGATGGCCGGCGAGCGGCCCCTGATCCTGGTCCTCGGCGACATGCGCGAGCTCGGCAAGGAGGCCATGGACCGCCACGAGGAACTCGGGCACGTGCTCCGCGAGGTCGCGCCCGCGATGGTCTTCTACAAGGGCGACCACTTCCTGGACGTGGAACGCGGCTTCGGCGGGTTCATGCGCCGGGCCGGGGACCCGGACGAATTCATCGAGGCGTGGCGTGAGCTGTGCATCACCGAGGGCGTGATCCTGGTCAAGGGGTCCCGCTCCCTGAAGATGGAGCTTCTGGCCAACGCCCTGTGCCGCGAGCTGAACGCCGAGCCGCGGGGAGGCGCCCTGTGA